The stretch of DNA TCTGCGCCTCATCCCGCGGGCATTCGAACACGCGCGGCGTGGACGGCGCATCATCAACCAGAACATCATCCTGTCGCTGTTGATCATCGCCGCGCTGCTTCCACTCGCACTGTTCGGTGTCTTGGGGCTGGCCGCCGTTGTGCTGGTCCACGAGATCGCGGAGGTCATCGTGATTCTCAACGGGCTGCGCGCCGCCCGCACTCCCGCGCCGCGATTGGAGGGCTGATGCTGACGACTGTCGGTTCGGCCATTGGCCTGTTCGCGGCTACCAACATCGATGACATCGTGGTGCTCACCGTGCTGTTCCTCGCCTCCCGCAATGGGAGTCCGCGCCCGTGGCAGATCGTCGGGGGGCAATACGTCGGATTCATCACGCTTGTCGCGATCAGTGTGGTCGCCGCGCTCGGCTTGACGATCGTGCCGGATCAATGGGTCGGACTGCTCGGACTGATCCCTCTCAGCATCGGCATCTGGACGCTCATCCGCGGTTTGCTTCGCAAGCGCAACGGCGAGGACAGCGATTTGACCCTCGCAGCCGGGCTCTGGAGTGTCGCCGGGATAACAATCGCCAATGGGGCTGACAACATCTCGCTCTACACGCCGATTTTTCGCACCAGCGCCCCGGCCGACGTCGCGGTCATGATTGCGGTCTTCCTCGTCCTCGTCGCCGTTTGGTGCGCCGCTGGACGACTGATCGGAACCCGCGAGGTCGTCACTGAGGCACTGGAGCGCATCGAGCACTGGCTCGTGCCCACGGTCTTCATTGGTTTGGGCCTGTTCATCCTGATCGAGTCCGAGGTCATCACCCGGTTCTTCGAGGTCATCGGATGACTCGTCGACCGAGGGCGAGGGCGAATCAGGATTCGGCCGAAGGGGTGCGCCGTGGGGGTCGCTGGCGGTTCGCGGTGACGGCCCTCCTGCTTGGCGGGCTCGTCGTTCTTGTCGATCAGTGGACCAAGAGCTGGGCCGAGAGCACCCTCATCGAGGGTGAGCGGACGCCGTTGGTTGGAAGCCTGTTCGGCCTTCAACTGGCGTACAACCCGGGCGCGGCGTTCTCCTTTGGCGAAGGGTTCACGTGGGTGTTCGCCTTGGTCTCTGTCGCCGCTGTGGTCGTCGCGACGGTTTTCGCGTTTCGCGTTCGGCAGCTCGGGTGGACGCTCGTGGTCGGTGCGCTGGGCGGAGCTGCAGCCTCTCACGCCAGCGACCGGCTGTTCCGCGAACCAGGATTCGGCCGTGGACACGTCGTGGACTTCCTTGCCTACGGCAATCTGTTCATCGGGAACTTCGCCGACTTCGTGATCGTCACGGGGGCGGTGGCCGGAGCCCTCCTGATGTGGCGGGAGGAGCGTGCCCGCGAGCAGGCTTCGACTACGACGATCCTCCGCCGGCGAATTGCCGAGAACCTTCCACCCGAGGACGACACGCGCTAAGAGATTCACCGGAGCAAACCCTCGTCTCTGGTTGAGATCGGCTCAGCTCGAGAGTCACTTCCCGGGCTCGTCGTGGGCGTGCTGGCGGCCGGGCGAGCCGGCGACGAACGACCACGCCGCCGGCCGAGCGTGCGACGGGACCTTCGGCAACGCCATCGGCACGCGAGCCGTCGGCGCTGCCCTCGAGAACGGCTGGAACGCGACGAACGGGCTCAAGGCGAATGCCGAGCGTATCGGGGTCGAGTACCATCGAACGCTCGGTCAAGTCGAATTCGGCGGAGGCACCGAGATGACCGGGACAGCGGGTACGGCCAGGCCTTCCGCTGCGCGAGCGCAAGAACCGTCCGCATCGGCGGCATCGCCCTCGCCTGTGAGTACCAGTGCCGACCGCGTTCACGCGCAGCACGACAGCTGTGAGACGTCGGTGGTGAAGGCTCTTGCGGCGAGCCGGAGTCCTTCGGTCATGGTGAGATAGGGGGCCCACGCGTCGACGACTTCGGCGATGGTCTTGCCGAGCAGGTGGACTCCGGTGGCGGCGAGCTCGCCGGCGTCCTTGGCGACGGCAGTGATGCCGAGAATCTCGCTTGTGTCGGCGTTCACGACGATCTTGATGAANNNNNNNNNNNNNNNNNNNNNNNNNNNNNNNNNNNNNNNNNNNNNNNNNNNNNNNNNNNNNNNNNNNNNNNNNNNNNNNNNNNNNNNNNNNNNNNNNNNNNNNNNNNNNNNNNNNNNNNNNNNNNNNNNNNNNNNNNNNNNNNNNNNNNNNNNNNNNNNNNNNNNNNNNNNNNNNNNNNNNNNNNNNNNNNNNNNNNNNNNNNNNNNNNNNNNNNNNNNNNNNNNNNNNNNNNNNNNNNNNNNNNNNNNNNNNNNNNNNNNNNNNNNNNNNNNNNNNNNNNNNNNNNNNNNNNNNNNNACGACCACCTCGCCGGACTCCCCTGTCTTGACTCCGACAGAGTCGAGGTTGAGTCCGTCGGTGACGGGGCGGCGTCCGAGGGCTACCAGGACTTGGTCGGCGCGGAAGTCCTGCGAGACGCCGGATACGTCCGCGGTCACCACGACCAGCCCGGTCCCTGCGGCCCGGGTCACCCGGGTGGGCACCGCGCGGCGAACGACGCGGATGCCATTATCGGCGAAGACGTCCTCAAGCGCCCAGGAGACTTCAGGCTCCTCCTTCGATGCGAGTCGGGAGCGGGCCAGCAGCGTGACCTCGGAGCCGAGTCGGGCGAACAGTTGGGCCTGCTCCAAGGCGACGTAGCCACCGCCGAGGACGAGGAGAGACCTGGGGACCTCGAGCAGCTCCATGGCCGTGGTCGAGGTCAGGTACCCCGCGCTATCCAGGCCCTCGATCGGCGGGACCCACGGTCGAGCGCCGGTTGCGACCATGTAGTGCTCGGCCTCGACGGTCGCGGCCATCCCATCGGCGGCGGTGATGTTCAGCGCCGGCGCATCAGGCGAGCCCGCGAACGCGGCGACTCCCTGACGCACTTGCCAGCCGTAGGATTCAGCAACGTCGGCGTATTTCTCGCCCCGCAGCGACTCGACCAGCGCCACTTTTCCGGCGACCAGCGCGGGCATGTCGATTGGGCCCGCTGTCGTTGAGATCCCCGGGAAACGGTCCGGGGCGTCGGCGGCGGAGTACCGCGCGCCAGCCGCGGCAATGAGCGCCTTCGACGGCACGCACCCAGTGTTCACGCAGGTCCCGCCGAGCGTGCCGCGCTCGACCATCACCACCGACTTTCCCAGCGCGGTCGCGCGGATCGCCGCGGCGAACGCCCCGCCGCCCGATCCGATGATGGCAAGGTCGTACTTCGTAGGCATCGCTGCTGTCTCCTTCAACCCTTCGGTCTTCTTCTGATCTGTTCAGCCATACTTGACGTTCCAGTGCAGGGGAAGGTCAAGCGTGCTCCTGCCGAACGAGAGGTGACCGCGATGCGCATCGGGGAACTGGCCGCTGCGGCTGGGACCACTCCGAAGACTCTCCGCTTCTATGAGGAGTCGGGACTGCTGCCCCCAGCCGACCGGACGCCGTCGGGTTATCGGGACTACCCGCCCGTCGCTGTCGCCCGGATCGACTTTGTCCACCGCGGCCAGGCGGCGGGCCTCACCCTCGCTCAGATCCGCCAGATCCTCGACATCCGCGATGACGGCGCCGCGCCGTGTGAGCACGTGCGCGATCTGCTCGACGAGCGCCTAGCCGAGATCGAGCAGCAGATCGCTCGGCTCACCGCCCTGCATGACACTATTGCCGAACTCAGGCACGACGCCGCGCAGCCGGACCCCGACACGTGCAGTCCCGAGCAGGTCTGCCGCTACCTATAGTTCTCCGCATCGAGAAGGAGACAGACCGCGGCCGGCCACGCGGTCGCGATCCCAGCACGCCCAGCGTCGTTGCCCGCCCGATGCACGCGTGAACACCTGCATCGCCGGAAAACTCCCCCACATCGGCATCGGCCGAACCCACACCCGAACCCACGTCACCCTGCTCATCGACGACCACCACGTCAGAGTCGTCAACGCCACCACCGGAGAACTGCTCCGCGACCTGATCATCAACCCCGACCGCGACGACCAACCCCGACACAAAACCACATGAAAAAACTCCCGAACCTGCAAAATGCAGGTCCGGGAGTTTCCGATGTCCTGAGACATCACACGGTCGGGCTGACAGGATTTGAACCTGCGACCCCCTGANNNNNNNNNGACGACCAACCCCGACACAAAACCACATGAAAAAACTCCCGAACCTGCAAAATGCAGGTCCGGGAGTTTCCGATGTCCTGAGACATCACACGGTCGGGCTGACAGGATTTGAACCTGCGACCCCCTGACCCCCAGTCAGGTGCGCTACCAAGCTGCGCTACAGCCCGTGACAACCTGCAAGAGTCTAGCGCAGGTCTCGCCGAGGTCGTCATCGGGCCGGGGGCACCTCACAATGGGGCCATGGCCGTCATCGAGAACTCCAAGGTCGCCATCGTGGGTGCGGGCAGCGTGGGCACGGCGATCGCCTACGCCTGCCTGATCCGACGGTCCGCGCGCACCATCGCTCTGTACGACGTGAACCGGCCGAAGGTCGAGGCGGAGGTGTTGGACCTGCAGCACGGCGCCCTGTTCACCGGCAGCAGCCAGATCATCGGCGGGGCCGACCCGTCGGTGGTCGCCGGCGCCCACCTGGTGGTGATCACCGCGGGCGCGAAGCAGGACCCCGGCCAGACACGCATCGACCTGGCGGGCACGAACGTCAGGATCCTCGAACAGATGCTGCCGGTCCTGATGCAGCACGCCCCGAACGCCGTCTACGTGCTCGTGACGAACCCGTGCGACGTCCTCACCGTGGCCGCCCAGGGGATCACCGGGCTGCCGGACGAGCGCGTGATGGCGTCCGGAACGGTGCTCGACACGTCCCGGTTGCGCCAGCTCCTCGCCGTGCGCGCCGGGGTGGCGCCGCACAGCGTGCACGCCGACATCGTGGGCGAACACGGCGACACGGAGTTCGCGCTGTGGTCCCAGGCCCGCATCGGCCCGGTGCCGATCCTCGACTGGGTCCCGTCCTCCACGGCGGAGGACCCGCGGCCGTTCTCCCACCGCGAACTCGACGACATCACCGACCGGGTCCGCAACGCCGCCTATGCCGTGATCGAGGGCAAGGGCGCCACCAACTACGCGATCGGCGTCTCGGCCACCCGGATCGTCGAGGCGGTGCTGAGCGACGAGAACGCCGTCCTGCCCGTCAGCATCGTCCATCGAGGCCACCACGGGGTGGACGGCGTGGCCCTCTCCCTGCCGAGCATCGTGAACGCGAAGGGCGTCGCGCGCGTGCTGGACGTGCGGATGTCGGCGCACGAGGAGCGGCAGCTGCACGCGTCGGCCGAGGCGCTGCGGAAGGTGCAGGAGGACCTCGGCCTCTGACGCGCGCACCGCGATCCCGGGCCCAACAGAACTGTCAGTGGTCGTCCCTAGATTGAGCACATGGAACGACCCGAGGAGCTGCTGCTGCAGAGCGCGGCACGTGCGCAGGCACGGGCCGAGTTCGCCTCCTGGTCGCTGATCCTCACGGCCCACGAGTCCGGGTGCGCCGAGGTCGACGCGGAGGACGCGCCCGAGATCGGCAAGGACCTCGGCCGGCGCGGCGTCACCCTCGAGATCGCCCGGGCCCTCCGCACCACGGAACACCGCGTGTGGGGCATCGTCAACGACGCCGGGATCCTGCGCGAGCGGGCACCTCGCACGTGGATCGCCTTCGGCGACGGCTCCATCGACGCTGCGCGAGCCATGCTCATCGCCGACACGATCGACAAGCTGGCGCACACGCCCTCGGTCGAGGTGCTCGACGCCAGCGTCGTGCCCTTCGCCCCCTCCCCCCCCGTCGGCGAGCTGCGCGCCTGGCTGAACCGCATGCGCGCACGGCTCGAGCCCGAGGAGGTCGAGGCGCAGGCCGACCGCGCGGTGGAGACCCGCCGAGTCGACATCAGCCACAACGGCGACGGCACGTCCTGGCTCAACGCGCTCCTGCCCACCCACGTCGCCATCGCGGTCGGGAATCGCCTCCGGCGGGCGGCGAAGCAGCTGCCGAAGGTGGACCTCGACACGGGCGAGATCGACCGACGCACCCGCGACCAGCGCCAGGCCGACCTCGTCGGTCACTGGCTCACGTCGTGCACCGGCACCGAGACCGACATCCGGGCCGAGATCGCGATCAGCATCGACGCGGCCGACCTCGTCGGGCTCACCGAGGGGCCGGGCATCACCCGCGACGGCGACCACGCGCTTCCCGCCGCGTGGGTTCGCGAGCTGGCCGCCTCCGAGACCACGCTCTTCCGACGGCTCGTCCTCGATCCGGTGGGGCGGGTACTGGACACCACCAGCCTGGGCTACCAGCCACCGGACTCGATGCGAGCGGCGTTGCACTGGCGCGACGGCACCTGTCGCGTGGCCGGGTGTCGAGCGCCAGCGGCCGAGACCGATCTCGACCACGCGCTGGCCCACGACCGCGGTGGCACCACCAGTGCGGCGAATCTGCGATGCCTCTGCCGCAAGCACCACAACATGAAGTCCCACGACAGGCTCCCCGAGAAGTTCATCGCCCCTGCGGTCGAGCACCGCGAGCGATGGCGCCTGCCCTCGCCCGTGGTGGTCGAGCTCGACCTCTGGCCAGCGGCCTAGTCGGAGCTCGGCTGGGCCAGCCGGTCGGATCCCTCGAAGTCGATCACCGTCACGCCGAGGCCGTCCAGCTCCAGGCGGCGTCGGGCCTCCGCGGCCATCCGGCGCCCCACGTCGGTGACCTCGTCGACCCGGCTGATGTCGAACACGACCTCCGAGGTCTCGGGCGGGTGCTCCACCAGGTGGCGGATCAGCGACTCGGCGCTCGCGAACAGCAGGTCACCGCCGAGCACGTAGACGGTCGTCCCGTCCTCGACGCGGACGTCGGCCAGCGCCGATCGCGATGGGCGACCGGGGTTCATCAGGTGCATGCCCATGTCGTCGGACAGCCGGCGCATCATCTCGACGCCGCGCGCGCTGTTGCCGTGCGCGTCGAGGCCGGGCGAGAACACGGCGACGCCCACCTGGCCCGGGAGCACGCCGATGATGCCGCCCGAGACGCCGCTCTTGGCCGGGATGCCCACGGTGCTGAGCCAGTCCCCCGCCGCGTCGTACATACCGCACGTGGCCATGACGCTCAGAACCTGGCGTGTGGTGCGCTCGGCCATGATCCGCTCCCCCGTCTCCGGGTGCACGCCACCGTTCGCCAGGGTCGCCGCCATCCGCGAGAGGTCGCGGACGTCCACCGCGAGCGAGCACTGCCGCACGTACCGCTCGACAGCGTCCCGCGGGTCCTCCACGATGCCGTAGGCAGCCATCAGGTGGGCGAGCGCGAGGTTGCGGTGGGTGGAGCCCATCTCGGACTCGTAGACCGCCTCGTCGACCCGTAGTTCCCGGCCGGCCAGGCGCGAGGCGAAGTCCGCGAAGCGCTCGAACGAGCCCACGAGGCCCGCGGTCGCGATGGCGCCCGCGTTGATCATCGCGTTGTGGGGGCGGCCCGTCTCGGAGTCCACCGAGATCTCGTTGAAGGCCTCGCCCGACGGCTCGACGTCGATCTTCGCGTGCACGGCGTCCCAGCCGAGGTGCTCGATCGCCACGGCGTACGCGAACGGCTTCGACATCGACTGGATGGTGAAGCGGTGCTTCGCGTCGCCGGCGCTGTGGTGGGCGTCGTCCACCGTGCTGAGCGCGACGGCCGACAGGCTCGGATCGACCTTCGCCAGCTCGGGGATGTAGTCGGCCGTCTCGCCCTGGATGCCACCGCAGGCCTGGAGGACCTCGTCGAGGTAGTCGGGGACGGGCGAGCGCATCAGCGACGCTCGCGCTTCTTGCGCGGGCGCTGCTGGAGGTGGATGGGGCTGCCGACGAAGCCGAACTCCTCGCGCAGGCGACGCTCGATGAAGCGCAGGTAGCCCGCCTCGAGCTTGCCGGAGGTGAACAGCACGAAGGTCGGCGGCGCCGTGGACGCCTGGGTGCCGAAGAGGATCTTCGCCTGCTTGCCGCCGCGCACCGGGTGCGGGTGCTCGGCGACGAGCCGACCGAGGAAGGAGTTGAGCGCGCCGGTGGACACGCGGGTCTCCCAGCCCTCGAGTGCCGCGTCGAGCGCACGCACGAGGCGGTCGATGTGCCAGCCGGTGCGGGCGGCCACGTTGATGCGCGGCGCCCACGGGATCTGCACGAGGTCGCGCTCGATCTCGCGCTCGAGGTAGAAGCGGCGCTCGTCGTCGACGAGGTCCCACTTGTTGAAGGCCAGCACGACGGCGCGGCCGGTCTCCTCGATCGTGTTGATGATGCGCAGGTCCTGTTCGGAGATCGACTCGCTGGCGTCGATCACCATGACGGCGACCTCGGCACGCTCGATCGCGGCCGACGTGCGCAGGCTGGCGTAGTACTCGTGGCCGGTGGCGGTCTTCACGCGCTTGCGGATGCCGGCGGTGTCGATGAAGGTCCAGACCCGACCACCGAGCTCGACCAGCTCGTCGACGGGGTCGACCGTGGTGCCCGAGACGTTGTCGACGACGACGCGGTCCTCGCCGGCGAACTTGTTCAGCAGGCTGGACTTGCCGACGTTGGGCTTGCCGACGATGGCCACGCGGCGCGGGCCGCGCGGCGCGTCGAAGTCCTCCTCGGGGGCCTCGGGCAGCGCGTCGAGGATCGCGTCGAGCATGTCGCCGCTGCCACGACCGTGCAGGGCCGAGACCGGGTACGGCTCGCCGAGCCCGAGGTTCCAGAGGCTGGCGGCCTCGAGCTCGCCCTTCTGGTCGTCGACCTTGTTGGCGGCCAGCACGACCGGCTTGCCGGAGGCGCGCAGCAGCTTCACGACCTTGTCGTCGATGTCCGTGGCGCCGACGGTGGCGTCGACGACGAACAGGATCGCGTCGGCGACGGCGATGGCGACCTCGGCCTGGGCGGCGATGCGCTCGGCCATGCCCTTGGCGTCAGGGTCCCAGCCACCGGTGTCGACGACGGTGAACGCTCGCCCGTTCCAGATCGCGTCGTACGGGACGCGGTCGCGGGTCACGCCGGGGACGTCCTCCACGACGGCCTCTCGCCGTCCGATGATGCGGTTGACCAAGGTCGACTTGCCGACATTGGGACGGCCGATGACGGCGAGGACGGGCTGTGTGGACACCCGCACAGCCTATCGGGGCGGTGTGAACGTCGTGGAGGCGAACTGCGCCGCGTACAGCCGTTGGTACGCGCCCTGTGCCGCGATGAGCTCCTCGTGGGTCCCCTGCTCGACGATCCGGCCAGCTTCCATGACCACGATGAGGTCGGCGTCGCGGATCGTGGAGAGCCGGTGGGCCACCACGAAACTGGTGCGACCCGAGCGCAGATCGTTCATCGCGGACTGCACGAGCGCCTCGGTGCGGGTGTCGACCGAGCTGGTCGCCTCGTCCAGCACGAGGATGGCCGGATCCGCCAGGAACGCCCGCGCGATCGTGAGCAGCTGACGCTGGCCGGCGCTCACTCCCCCGCCGTCGTCGGTGATCACCGTGTCGTAGCCGTCGGGCAGCGTGCGCACGAAGTGGTCCACCGAGGCGGCCTGGGCGGCGGCCAGGATCTGCTCCTCGGAGGGGTCGTCCGCGCCGTACGCGATGTTCTCGCGGATGGTGCCGGAGAACAGCCACGTGTCCTGCAGGACCACACCGAAGTCGTCACGCAGCTCGCGGCGGCTCATCTCGGCGATGTCGACGTCGTCCAGCGTGATGCGGCCGCCGTCGACCTCGTAGAAGCGCAGCACGAGGTTCGTCAGCGTGGTCTTGCCCGCACCGGTGGGACCGACGATCGCGACGGTCTGGCCGGGCTCGGCGACGAGCGACAGGTCCTCGATCAGCGGCTCGTCGGTGTACGAGAAGTCGACGTGATCGAAGACGACTCGTCCGCGCAGCGGGTCGGGCTCGGGGGCGTCCACGCGGTCGGGGCGCTCGCGCTCCTCGTCGAGGAACGCGAAGACCCGCTCGGCCGACGCCATGCCGGACTGCAGCAGGTTCACCATCGCGGCCACCTGGGTCAGCGGCTGCGTGAACTGGCGCGAGTACTGGATGAACGCCTGCACCGAGCCGAGCGACAGGGTGCCGTTGGCGACCTGGAGCCCGCCCACCACCGCGACCAGCACGTAGTTGAGGTTGGAGACGAACATCATCAGCGGCTGGATGACGCCCGAGATGAACTGCGCCCGGAACGACGCCCCGAACAGCTCGTCGTTCGTGGCCGCGAACTCGTCCTCGGCCACCTGCTGGCGTCCGAAGACCTTGACGACCTCGTGCCCCGTGAACGACTCCTCGATGATGGCGTTGAGCCGGCCGGTCTGCGTCCACTGCGCCACGAACTGCGGCTGGGAGCGCTTCATGACGCCGCCCGTGATGGCGATCGCCACCGGGATCGTCACCAGCGCGATGATCGTCAGCAGCGGCGAGATCCAGAACATCATCGCGAGCGTGCCGATGACCATGAGGATGCTGGTGATCATCTGGCTCAGCGTCTGCTGGAGCGACTGGGCGAGGTTGTCGAGGTCGTTGGTCGTGCGCGACATGATCTCGCCGCGCTCCTGGCGGTCGAGGTGGGCCAGCGGCAGGTGGTTGAGCTGGTCCTCGACGTCGTTGCGCAGGTCGGCCACCATGCGCTGGACGACCGTGGTGGCCAGCACGCCCTGGAGCCACATGAACAGCGACGACACGACGTAGATCACGGTGA from Aeromicrobium phoceense encodes:
- a CDS encoding cadmium resistance transporter codes for the protein MLTTVGSAIGLFAATNIDDIVVLTVLFLASRNGSPRPWQIVGGQYVGFITLVAISVVAALGLTIVPDQWVGLLGLIPLSIGIWTLIRGLLRKRNGEDSDLTLAAGLWSVAGITIANGADNISLYTPIFRTSAPADVAVMIAVFLVLVAVWCAAGRLIGTREVVTEALERIEHWLVPTVFIGLGLFILIESEVITRFFEVIG
- a CDS encoding signal peptidase II, whose amino-acid sequence is MTALLLGGLVVLVDQWTKSWAESTLIEGERTPLVGSLFGLQLAYNPGAAFSFGEGFTWVFALVSVAAVVVATVFAFRVRQLGWTLVVGALGGAAASHASDRLFREPGFGRGHVVDFLAYGNLFIGNFADFVIVTGAVAGALLMWREERAREQASTTTILRRRIAENLPPEDDTR
- a CDS encoding FAD-dependent oxidoreductase, giving the protein MPTKYDLAIIGSGGGAFAAAIRATALGKSVVMVERGTLGGTCVNTGCVPSKALIAAAGARYSAADAPDRFPGISTTAGPIDMPALVAGKVALVESLRGEKYADVAESYGWQVRQGVAAFAGSPDAPALNITAADGMAATVEAEHYMVATGARPWVPPIEGLDSAGYLTSTTAMELLEVPRSLLVLGGGYVALEQAQLFARLGSEVTLLARSRLASKEEPEVSWALEDVFADNGIRVVRRAVPTRVTRAAGTGLVVVTADVSGVSQDFRADQVLVALGRRPVTDGLNLDSVGVKTGESGEVVV
- a CDS encoding heavy metal-responsive transcriptional regulator, whose product is MRIGELAAAAGTTPKTLRFYEESGLLPPADRTPSGYRDYPPVAVARIDFVHRGQAAGLTLAQIRQILDIRDDGAAPCEHVRDLLDERLAEIEQQIARLTALHDTIAELRHDAAQPDPDTCSPEQVCRYL
- a CDS encoding L-lactate dehydrogenase, whose product is MAVIENSKVAIVGAGSVGTAIAYACLIRRSARTIALYDVNRPKVEAEVLDLQHGALFTGSSQIIGGADPSVVAGAHLVVITAGAKQDPGQTRIDLAGTNVRILEQMLPVLMQHAPNAVYVLVTNPCDVLTVAAQGITGLPDERVMASGTVLDTSRLRQLLAVRAGVAPHSVHADIVGEHGDTEFALWSQARIGPVPILDWVPSSTAEDPRPFSHRELDDITDRVRNAAYAVIEGKGATNYAIGVSATRIVEAVLSDENAVLPVSIVHRGHHGVDGVALSLPSIVNAKGVARVLDVRMSAHEERQLHASAEALRKVQEDLGL
- a CDS encoding HNH endonuclease; translated protein: MERPEELLLQSAARAQARAEFASWSLILTAHESGCAEVDAEDAPEIGKDLGRRGVTLEIARALRTTEHRVWGIVNDAGILRERAPRTWIAFGDGSIDAARAMLIADTIDKLAHTPSVEVLDASVVPFAPSPPVGELRAWLNRMRARLEPEEVEAQADRAVETRRVDISHNGDGTSWLNALLPTHVAIAVGNRLRRAAKQLPKVDLDTGEIDRRTRDQRQADLVGHWLTSCTGTETDIRAEIAISIDAADLVGLTEGPGITRDGDHALPAAWVRELAASETTLFRRLVLDPVGRVLDTTSLGYQPPDSMRAALHWRDGTCRVAGCRAPAAETDLDHALAHDRGGTTSAANLRCLCRKHHNMKSHDRLPEKFIAPAVEHRERWRLPSPVVVELDLWPAA
- the glsA gene encoding glutaminase A, with protein sequence MRSPVPDYLDEVLQACGGIQGETADYIPELAKVDPSLSAVALSTVDDAHHSAGDAKHRFTIQSMSKPFAYAVAIEHLGWDAVHAKIDVEPSGEAFNEISVDSETGRPHNAMINAGAIATAGLVGSFERFADFASRLAGRELRVDEAVYESEMGSTHRNLALAHLMAAYGIVEDPRDAVERYVRQCSLAVDVRDLSRMAATLANGGVHPETGERIMAERTTRQVLSVMATCGMYDAAGDWLSTVGIPAKSGVSGGIIGVLPGQVGVAVFSPGLDAHGNSARGVEMMRRLSDDMGMHLMNPGRPSRSALADVRVEDGTTVYVLGGDLLFASAESLIRHLVEHPPETSEVVFDISRVDEVTDVGRRMAAEARRRLELDGLGVTVIDFEGSDRLAQPSSD
- the der gene encoding ribosome biogenesis GTPase Der → MSTQPVLAVIGRPNVGKSTLVNRIIGRREAVVEDVPGVTRDRVPYDAIWNGRAFTVVDTGGWDPDAKGMAERIAAQAEVAIAVADAILFVVDATVGATDIDDKVVKLLRASGKPVVLAANKVDDQKGELEAASLWNLGLGEPYPVSALHGRGSGDMLDAILDALPEAPEEDFDAPRGPRRVAIVGKPNVGKSSLLNKFAGEDRVVVDNVSGTTVDPVDELVELGGRVWTFIDTAGIRKRVKTATGHEYYASLRTSAAIERAEVAVMVIDASESISEQDLRIINTIEETGRAVVLAFNKWDLVDDERRFYLEREIERDLVQIPWAPRINVAARTGWHIDRLVRALDAALEGWETRVSTGALNSFLGRLVAEHPHPVRGGKQAKILFGTQASTAPPTFVLFTSGKLEAGYLRFIERRLREEFGFVGSPIHLQQRPRKKRERR
- a CDS encoding ABC transporter ATP-binding protein, with protein sequence MSWHGAPQKPAKANNFRATFGRVFRRLLLDRTMVFALAAFGLIGVTLSVIGPKILGHATDIIFDGFISSQFPEGMTKAEAVASLKADGQDQLAELVGAIDLQPGQGIDMGELGTVLAIVTVIYVVSSLFMWLQGVLATTVVQRMVADLRNDVEDQLNHLPLAHLDRQERGEIMSRTTNDLDNLAQSLQQTLSQMITSILMVIGTLAMMFWISPLLTIIALVTIPVAIAITGGVMKRSQPQFVAQWTQTGRLNAIIEESFTGHEVVKVFGRQQVAEDEFAATNDELFGASFRAQFISGVIQPLMMFVSNLNYVLVAVVGGLQVANGTLSLGSVQAFIQYSRQFTQPLTQVAAMVNLLQSGMASAERVFAFLDEERERPDRVDAPEPDPLRGRVVFDHVDFSYTDEPLIEDLSLVAEPGQTVAIVGPTGAGKTTLTNLVLRFYEVDGGRITLDDVDIAEMSRRELRDDFGVVLQDTWLFSGTIRENIAYGADDPSEEQILAAAQAASVDHFVRTLPDGYDTVITDDGGGVSAGQRQLLTIARAFLADPAILVLDEATSSVDTRTEALVQSAMNDLRSGRTSFVVAHRLSTIRDADLIVVMEAGRIVEQGTHEELIAAQGAYQRLYAAQFASTTFTPPR